One Yimella lutea DNA window includes the following coding sequences:
- a CDS encoding glycosyltransferase — MAPLTAVVVPFFDQQSQLDLLLTALELQSIGPDAFEVVVADDGSPARAVLGDRPYATRAVRQENLGFRASAARDLAARATDAEVICFLDCDTVPEPDYLRTMTDVIRQGDERCGVVAVGRRRHADLTGWEPARLHAWLRGDGAPPTPLTEPAWLREGYRATDNLRHADDRSYRFIISAVLGMTRRTYRRAGGFDPGFVGYGGEDWDLANRCWLSGCDLRHVPDAVAWHDGPDFADRSTEHTAVKDRETLQLARVLTDPMARGSGFMWPYPATVVRVHGHHDIGPLAASCSSWLAGGDVALWFVDHPRVPTQLPPDPRLHHGAPSNQVLQRCRYQVDVYAPLALSAPLPRLIPDGGLDVRIGNEIVARVRHTRMINRGAGNAPAAVVDGRLLDDSVTLESRWGGWDK, encoded by the coding sequence ATGGCACCACTGACGGCTGTCGTCGTCCCGTTCTTCGACCAGCAAAGCCAACTCGACCTGCTGCTGACAGCCTTGGAACTCCAGTCCATCGGCCCCGATGCGTTCGAGGTGGTCGTGGCCGACGACGGTTCGCCCGCTCGTGCGGTACTGGGCGACCGACCGTACGCGACACGTGCGGTGCGCCAGGAGAATCTGGGATTTCGCGCATCGGCCGCACGGGACTTGGCTGCTCGGGCGACGGATGCCGAGGTGATCTGCTTCCTGGATTGCGACACCGTTCCCGAACCCGACTACTTACGTACGATGACTGACGTCATCCGTCAGGGCGATGAACGTTGCGGAGTCGTCGCCGTGGGACGCAGACGCCACGCCGACCTCACCGGGTGGGAGCCGGCCCGGTTGCATGCCTGGTTGCGCGGTGATGGTGCCCCACCGACGCCACTGACCGAACCAGCCTGGCTGCGTGAGGGTTATCGTGCGACCGATAACCTGCGACACGCCGACGACCGCTCCTACCGCTTCATCATTTCCGCCGTCCTGGGAATGACCCGTCGAACCTACCGACGTGCCGGCGGATTCGACCCCGGTTTCGTCGGTTACGGCGGTGAAGACTGGGACCTCGCGAACAGATGTTGGCTGAGCGGTTGCGACCTGCGGCACGTCCCGGACGCCGTGGCCTGGCACGACGGACCCGACTTCGCCGACCGAAGCACCGAACACACCGCCGTCAAGGACCGCGAAACGCTTCAACTCGCGCGTGTCCTCACCGACCCGATGGCTCGCGGATCAGGATTCATGTGGCCCTACCCGGCAACCGTCGTCCGGGTGCATGGACACCACGACATCGGCCCGCTGGCCGCGTCGTGTTCGAGTTGGCTGGCCGGTGGCGACGTCGCGCTCTGGTTCGTCGATCATCCACGGGTGCCGACCCAACTTCCGCCCGACCCCCGGCTGCACCACGGAGCACCGTCGAACCAGGTGTTGCAGCGCTGCCGATACCAGGTCGATGTGTATGCACCGCTCGCGCTGTCCGCCCCGCTCCCTCGCCTCATCCCGGACGGCGGGCTCGACGTCCGAATCGGCAATGAGATCGTGGCGAGGGTGCGGCACACCCGCATGATCAATCGCGGTGCGGGCAACGCACCGGCGGCGGTTGTCGACGGCCGGCTGCTGGACGACAGCGTCACCCTCGAGTCGCGGTGGGGTGGCTGGGACAAGTAG
- a CDS encoding arginine deiminase: protein MPEVGVHSEAGRLRRVLVCRPSLAHLRLTPDTCADLLFDEVIWVEKAQRDHADFVAKMESRGIEVLDLLDLLTDILDQPVARAWVLDRKVTDDRVGAAFTDDLRSWLDSLPAAELTEYLVGGVSYRDVPDDLSSPLLQVARDLDQMGFFIPPLPNTLFMRDNTSWIYGGVTLNPMYWPVRQQETLLTTAVYRFHPAFADQDLTYWFGDPDGRNLFRGLATLEGGDVMPVGNGVVLIGMGERTSQQAITQVAHTLFDAGAAAQVIVAALPKLRAAMHLDTVFTFCSEDVVTAFAPITDRIVPITLRPDPNAPSGLDVHRADTSFVETVGKALGTKLRTVATDGDPFGVQREQWDDGANLLALEPGVVMGYDRNTATNKALANAGIEVITISAGELGRGRGGGRCMTCPVLRDPLY, encoded by the coding sequence ATGCCTGAAGTCGGAGTCCATTCCGAGGCCGGACGCCTGCGCCGCGTCCTGGTCTGTCGTCCGAGCCTGGCGCACCTGCGCCTCACCCCTGACACGTGCGCGGACCTGTTGTTCGACGAGGTCATCTGGGTCGAGAAGGCGCAGCGGGACCACGCCGACTTCGTGGCGAAGATGGAATCGCGTGGCATCGAGGTGCTCGACCTGCTCGATCTGCTGACCGACATCCTCGACCAACCTGTAGCCCGCGCATGGGTGCTCGACCGCAAGGTGACCGACGACCGGGTCGGGGCGGCATTCACCGACGACCTGCGCAGTTGGCTCGACTCGTTGCCCGCTGCAGAATTGACGGAGTACCTCGTCGGAGGGGTGTCGTACCGAGACGTGCCGGACGATCTGTCGAGTCCGCTGCTGCAGGTGGCCCGCGACCTCGACCAGATGGGGTTCTTCATCCCGCCGTTGCCGAACACGTTGTTCATGCGCGACAACACGTCGTGGATCTACGGCGGTGTCACGCTGAACCCGATGTATTGGCCTGTCCGACAACAGGAAACTTTGCTGACGACGGCGGTGTACCGGTTCCATCCGGCGTTCGCCGATCAGGATCTGACGTACTGGTTCGGTGATCCGGACGGGCGCAACCTGTTCCGCGGACTCGCGACGCTCGAGGGCGGTGACGTGATGCCCGTCGGTAACGGCGTTGTGCTCATCGGCATGGGGGAGCGCACCTCGCAGCAGGCGATCACCCAGGTCGCGCACACGCTCTTCGACGCGGGCGCTGCTGCGCAGGTGATCGTTGCCGCGTTGCCGAAGCTGCGTGCTGCGATGCACCTCGACACCGTGTTCACGTTCTGTTCCGAGGACGTCGTGACCGCGTTCGCGCCCATCACCGACCGCATTGTCCCGATCACGCTGCGTCCCGACCCGAACGCGCCGTCCGGCCTCGACGTGCACCGCGCCGACACGTCCTTCGTCGAGACGGTGGGCAAGGCCCTCGGCACGAAGTTGCGCACGGTCGCGACCGACGGCGACCCGTTCGGCGTACAACGCGAACAGTGGGACGACGGCGCAAACCTGTTGGCCCTCGAACCCGGTGTCGTCATGGGTTACGACCGCAATACCGCCACCAACAAGGCGCTCGCGAACGCGGGCATCGAGGTCATCACGATCAGCGCCGGCGAACTCGGACGCGGACGCGGCGGCGGACGCTGCATGACCTGCCCCGTCCTCCGCGACCCCCTCTACTGA
- a CDS encoding pyridoxamine 5'-phosphate oxidase family protein, with the protein MACRRPDPAQGPAHDVPTFVEMVKDERTCMFTSVDADGTIISRPMAVQKVDDDGTLWFMAFADSPKIDQLAMHPQVNIAFVSGTSWVSASGTGELVDDVTKKKELWNPFAQAWFQREPESPEVALIRVNVTGGEFWDSPSKPAQLFGMVKGAVTKQRPDDGENAKLDLA; encoded by the coding sequence TTGGCGTGTCGGAGGCCCGACCCCGCGCAGGGACCGGCGCACGACGTCCCGACGTTCGTCGAGATGGTCAAGGACGAGCGCACCTGCATGTTCACCTCGGTCGACGCCGACGGCACGATCATCAGCCGTCCGATGGCGGTGCAGAAGGTGGACGACGACGGGACGCTGTGGTTCATGGCGTTCGCCGACTCCCCGAAGATCGACCAGCTCGCCATGCACCCGCAGGTGAACATCGCGTTCGTCAGCGGCACGTCGTGGGTATCGGCCAGTGGCACAGGCGAACTGGTCGACGACGTCACGAAGAAGAAGGAGCTGTGGAACCCGTTCGCGCAGGCCTGGTTCCAGCGGGAGCCGGAGAGCCCTGAGGTCGCGTTGATCCGGGTGAACGTCACCGGCGGTGAGTTCTGGGATTCGCCCAGCAAGCCCGCGCAGCTGTTCGGCATGGTCAAGGGCGCGGTCACCAAGCAGCGTCCGGACGACGGCGAGAACGCCAAGCTCGACCTCGCCTGA
- a CDS encoding alpha/beta hydrolase, with protein MPDDIDLDDAMDAVRQGRVRVTGRTRAIALLLHGGRATELQPKRFRDISYLRMLPFASAVRRVSRGRVAPVLVHNTHGGWVAQSGSGVVQARELVRRLHAEYDLPIVLLGHSSGGWAAIRAGREKSVIGSVALAPWVADDEHAEPLREKIVRVIHGENDTVCSPAKARRFVERLQALGADATYTEVPGGGHALIDKPWRWHNLAASAVTEISSERSSR; from the coding sequence ATGCCGGACGACATCGACCTCGACGACGCGATGGATGCGGTCCGCCAGGGACGCGTTCGCGTCACCGGACGCACCCGAGCCATCGCACTCCTGCTCCACGGCGGGCGCGCAACGGAGTTGCAGCCCAAGCGTTTTCGCGACATCTCCTACCTACGGATGCTCCCCTTCGCGTCGGCCGTCCGGCGGGTGTCGAGGGGCCGGGTCGCCCCGGTGCTGGTGCACAACACGCACGGTGGCTGGGTGGCGCAGTCCGGGAGCGGAGTCGTCCAGGCCCGTGAACTCGTCCGCCGGTTGCATGCCGAGTACGACCTGCCGATCGTGCTGCTGGGTCACTCCAGCGGGGGGTGGGCGGCGATCCGCGCCGGACGCGAGAAGTCGGTGATCGGCAGCGTCGCCCTTGCGCCCTGGGTGGCCGACGACGAACACGCAGAACCGTTGCGCGAGAAAATCGTTCGAGTCATCCACGGTGAGAACGACACCGTCTGCTCGCCCGCGAAAGCGCGCCGGTTCGTCGAACGGCTCCAGGCACTAGGGGCAGACGCGACCTACACCGAGGTGCCCGGCGGCGGTCATGCGTTGATCGACAAACCGTGGCGCTGGCACAACCTCGCCGCGAGCGCTGTCACCGAGATCAGCTCGGAACGCAGCTCTCGATAG
- a CDS encoding DoxX family protein: MSNTTDRGVDEGHDRAGRRDHDATDRAVTFQEDVVRSPIARWLLSILRIILGFFFLWPFLDKLFGLGYATPEARAWVNGGKPAQGFMKNAEGPFGDFFKNIAGTWSDWLFMAGLAGIGIAMLFGAGLKLAAWSGTLLLFLMYLAEFPIGQSGKGFTNPVFDSHWLEALGLLVVAYTFSGDKLGLGRWWGRKVGNGILR, encoded by the coding sequence ATGAGCAACACGACAGACCGCGGAGTTGACGAAGGACACGACCGCGCAGGGCGTCGCGACCACGACGCAACCGACCGCGCGGTGACGTTCCAGGAGGACGTCGTCCGATCCCCGATCGCTCGCTGGCTGCTGAGCATCCTGCGGATCATCCTCGGCTTCTTCTTCCTGTGGCCGTTCCTGGACAAGCTGTTCGGCCTCGGTTACGCGACGCCCGAAGCACGCGCCTGGGTCAACGGCGGCAAGCCGGCGCAGGGATTCATGAAGAACGCGGAGGGCCCGTTCGGCGACTTCTTCAAGAACATCGCCGGCACGTGGTCCGACTGGCTGTTCATGGCCGGCCTCGCCGGTATCGGCATCGCGATGCTCTTCGGCGCGGGCCTGAAGCTCGCCGCCTGGTCGGGCACGCTGCTGCTCTTCCTCATGTACCTCGCAGAGTTCCCGATCGGCCAGTCCGGCAAGGGCTTCACGAACCCGGTCTTCGACAGCCACTGGCTCGAGGCACTCGGACTCCTGGTGGTCGCCTACACGTTCTCCGGCGACAAGCTCGGACTCGGACGCTGGTGGGGACGCAAGGTCGGCAACGGCATCCTGCGCTGA
- a CDS encoding NADPH:quinone oxidoreductase family protein, whose translation MKAIQITTLDGPDALEFNELPDPSGDDKVVIDVKAAGVAFPELLQTRGLYQMKPETPFVPGAEVAGIVESAPEGSGLSQGDRVAALPLLGGFAQKVAADPLMTFKLPDSVGFEEGASFLFNYCTAYFGLVERGQLAEGETVLVHGAAGGIGTASIQVAKAFGAGRVIAVVSTDARGEVAKQAGADEYVLAEGFKDAVGKSADVVVDPVGGDRFTDSLRCLKDDGRILVIGFTAGSIPEVKVNRLLLNNISVVGVGWGAYALTRPGHIAKEWEALRPHLESGVLKPIVGDTYPLKQAAEALKSLETRTVTGKVVLLA comes from the coding sequence ATGAAGGCCATTCAGATCACCACCCTCGACGGACCCGACGCCCTCGAATTCAACGAGCTGCCCGACCCGTCCGGCGACGACAAGGTCGTCATCGACGTGAAGGCGGCCGGCGTCGCCTTCCCCGAACTCCTGCAGACCCGTGGCCTCTACCAGATGAAGCCGGAAACGCCCTTCGTCCCGGGCGCCGAGGTCGCCGGCATCGTCGAGTCCGCCCCCGAAGGGAGCGGCTTGTCCCAGGGCGACCGCGTGGCAGCGCTCCCGCTGCTCGGCGGGTTCGCGCAGAAGGTCGCCGCCGACCCGTTGATGACCTTCAAGCTGCCCGACTCGGTCGGTTTCGAGGAAGGCGCGTCCTTCCTGTTCAACTACTGCACCGCCTACTTCGGACTCGTCGAACGCGGGCAGCTCGCCGAGGGTGAGACCGTCCTGGTGCACGGCGCCGCCGGCGGCATCGGCACCGCGTCCATCCAGGTCGCCAAGGCCTTCGGCGCCGGACGAGTGATCGCGGTCGTCTCGACCGATGCCAGGGGTGAGGTCGCCAAGCAGGCCGGCGCGGACGAGTACGTGCTCGCCGAGGGATTCAAGGACGCGGTCGGCAAGTCGGCCGACGTCGTCGTCGACCCAGTGGGCGGTGACCGCTTCACCGACTCGCTTCGTTGCCTGAAGGACGACGGACGCATCCTGGTCATCGGATTCACCGCCGGTTCGATTCCCGAGGTGAAGGTGAATCGCCTTCTGCTGAACAACATCTCGGTCGTCGGCGTCGGCTGGGGTGCGTACGCGTTGACGCGTCCGGGGCACATCGCCAAGGAGTGGGAGGCGCTGCGCCCGCACCTGGAGAGCGGCGTCCTGAAGCCCATCGTGGGCGACACCTACCCCCTCAAGCAGGCAGCCGAGGCGCTGAAGTCGCTGGAGACCCGCACGGTCACCGGCAAGGTCGTATTGCTGGCCTGA
- a CDS encoding phospholipase A2 — MAGRKFLTVMSGVAMAAGVSLTTVPEAQAAPTATYVYAAGEFQCGPNNWIGRLVPENPPGGANFHYACTRHDACYSAGSRTNRLTCDTAFRTRMNNACAAAGKGATCRAIASTYYWAVRGAGRFYYKGSGLNN, encoded by the coding sequence ATGGCGGGTCGCAAATTCTTGACAGTGATGAGCGGGGTCGCGATGGCGGCCGGTGTCTCCCTGACGACGGTCCCGGAAGCGCAGGCCGCACCCACCGCTACCTACGTCTACGCAGCGGGCGAGTTCCAGTGCGGACCCAACAACTGGATCGGACGCCTCGTCCCCGAGAACCCGCCGGGTGGGGCGAACTTCCACTACGCGTGCACCCGCCACGACGCGTGCTACAGCGCGGGCAGCCGCACCAACCGCCTGACCTGCGACACCGCGTTCCGCACCCGGATGAACAACGCGTGCGCCGCCGCCGGCAAGGGCGCGACGTGCCGCGCGATCGCGTCCACCTATTACTGGGCCGTCCGCGGAGCGGGCCGGTTCTATTACAAGGGCAGCGGGCTGAACAACTGA
- a CDS encoding helix-turn-helix transcriptional regulator, with translation MSIGSTIRERRRELGLVQAEIADLSGVSERFVREVEADKPTVRLDKLTALANALGLELTLSERR, from the coding sequence ATGTCGATCGGCAGCACCATCCGAGAACGTCGACGCGAACTCGGCCTCGTCCAGGCTGAGATCGCTGATCTGTCAGGGGTCTCCGAACGCTTCGTGCGTGAGGTCGAGGCCGACAAACCGACGGTGCGCCTCGACAAACTCACCGCCCTCGCGAACGCCCTCGGCCTGGAACTCACGCTGAGCGAGCGCCGGTAG
- a CDS encoding plasmid pRiA4b ORF-3 family protein, whose translation MGGSNQSDIDALVKQIIAGRDPSELLEDLRRGRILDSLRTGSFQQHFNKPVAVAAPLDEPLLLTIKVELEDSEPLIWRRLQVRTDMALDAFHDVLQDAMGWSNSHLHRFHIPGDRNYFLNEFDVGEGESGTPETDVRLDQILRAKGDGLNYEYDLGDGWEHRIVVEQVRTATPDDKVANCVAGGRSCPPEDVGGIGFFNDLAAELRRVKDPQLLSGEFEDLAHWLPPDYDPDDFSVEDANLALSMSGTGGASAILDVAVDGVQRAPEFEALVGRCPRHLIGELILLSGEALRAAPATDVELREQLRPFQTMLDLADPDGIPLTKAGWLAPDACEHVWNESGLNWGYGKGNREQHTPEVSQLRRDCVALKLLRKHRERLLLTPLGRKAGADAGVLSSVVAGSLLRGETEMDRDANVLALLLLAAGRPFERRDDFEDQVANLLTEIGWRTGDYAEAPVHRHELRLYRIERIVAGDPNAAFRWTGPVGSAGARQLAKKALWPDA comes from the coding sequence ATGGGCGGATCCAACCAATCTGACATCGACGCGCTCGTGAAGCAGATCATCGCCGGACGCGACCCGTCCGAACTCCTGGAGGACCTGCGTCGAGGGCGCATCCTCGACTCGCTGCGCACCGGCAGCTTCCAGCAACACTTCAACAAACCGGTCGCGGTCGCCGCGCCGCTGGATGAGCCGTTGCTGCTGACGATCAAGGTCGAACTCGAGGACTCCGAACCGCTCATCTGGCGGCGGTTGCAGGTGCGCACGGACATGGCGCTCGACGCGTTCCACGACGTGCTGCAGGACGCGATGGGGTGGTCGAACAGCCACCTGCATCGGTTCCACATTCCCGGCGATCGGAACTACTTCCTCAACGAGTTCGACGTCGGTGAGGGCGAGAGTGGGACGCCGGAGACCGACGTCCGGCTCGACCAGATTCTGCGCGCCAAAGGCGACGGACTGAACTACGAGTACGACCTCGGTGACGGGTGGGAACACCGGATCGTCGTGGAGCAGGTACGGACGGCGACTCCCGACGACAAGGTCGCGAACTGCGTTGCGGGAGGACGAAGTTGCCCGCCCGAGGACGTCGGTGGGATCGGGTTCTTCAACGACCTGGCAGCAGAGTTGCGGCGGGTGAAGGACCCGCAGTTGCTGAGCGGCGAGTTCGAGGACCTCGCGCACTGGTTGCCGCCGGACTACGACCCGGATGACTTCAGCGTCGAGGATGCGAACCTCGCCCTGTCGATGTCGGGAACGGGTGGCGCCTCAGCGATCCTCGATGTCGCGGTTGACGGGGTGCAGCGTGCGCCCGAGTTCGAAGCGCTGGTCGGCCGGTGTCCGCGGCATCTCATCGGTGAACTCATCCTGCTCAGCGGCGAAGCCTTGCGGGCAGCGCCGGCCACGGACGTGGAGTTGCGGGAGCAGTTGCGTCCGTTCCAGACGATGCTCGACCTGGCCGATCCGGACGGCATTCCGTTGACCAAAGCGGGCTGGCTCGCGCCAGATGCGTGCGAACACGTCTGGAACGAGAGCGGATTGAACTGGGGCTATGGCAAGGGCAACCGCGAGCAGCACACGCCTGAAGTGAGCCAGCTGCGTCGTGATTGTGTCGCCCTGAAGCTGCTGCGCAAGCACCGCGAGCGGCTCCTGCTCACGCCGCTCGGACGGAAGGCCGGTGCGGATGCAGGGGTTCTGTCGTCGGTCGTTGCCGGGTCGTTGCTCCGGGGTGAAACCGAGATGGATCGGGATGCGAACGTTCTTGCATTGTTGCTGCTTGCGGCTGGTCGGCCGTTCGAGAGACGTGACGACTTCGAGGACCAGGTGGCGAACTTGCTCACGGAGATCGGTTGGCGGACAGGGGATTACGCCGAGGCGCCCGTGCATCGGCACGAACTGCGGCTGTATCGCATCGAGCGGATCGTTGCCGGCGATCCGAACGCTGCTTTTCGTTGGACGGGCCCGGTCGGATCCGCGGGTGCGCGGCAGCTCGCGAAGAAGGCGCTCTGGCCGGACGCGTGA
- a CDS encoding HipA domain-containing protein produces the protein MALRAVFQQVLYAWLTGNGDLHAKNMSVLQHGSEWRVAPIYDIPSTLPYGDHTMALSIGGRRDGLSRKQFDTFGARLGLPRRAIDRTVDEVLAVTERIEEEIADGAIGFDTRRQRDLVRALRRRRRVIAED, from the coding sequence GTGGCCCTTCGGGCGGTGTTCCAACAGGTGCTGTACGCCTGGCTGACCGGCAACGGCGACTTGCACGCCAAGAACATGTCCGTCCTGCAGCACGGAAGTGAGTGGCGCGTGGCGCCCATCTACGACATTCCCTCGACGCTGCCGTACGGCGATCACACGATGGCACTGTCGATCGGCGGGCGACGAGATGGACTGTCCCGCAAGCAGTTCGATACCTTCGGTGCACGCCTGGGTCTTCCACGCCGCGCGATCGACCGTACGGTCGATGAGGTCCTGGCTGTCACCGAACGAATCGAGGAGGAGATCGCGGACGGTGCGATCGGGTTCGACACACGACGTCAACGGGACCTCGTCAGGGCACTGCGACGACGTCGGCGCGTCATCGCTGAGGACTAG
- the ppk2 gene encoding polyphosphate kinase 2, which produces MAKKTASGMVRMDKDLYEEELERLQAQLVAMQEWVKETGARVVVIFEGRDAAGKGSAIKRITEYLSPRVARVSALPAPSDREKTQWYFQRYIQHLPAAGEIVIFDRSWYNRAGVEHVMGFCTEEQYERFLVQAPIFEQMLIDDGIILLKYWFSVSDVEQEARFKSRHSDPMRQWKLSPMDLESITRWEAYSQAKDQMFAATDRSQSPWYVVESEDKRASRINVIAHLLSMIPWEYVKVKVPSIPERPAPVGYTRPPRTSQTYVPDHAGEVNKLGKVTEKPITKATSKKAAKKK; this is translated from the coding sequence ATGGCCAAGAAGACTGCGAGCGGCATGGTCCGCATGGACAAGGACCTCTACGAAGAGGAGTTGGAGCGACTCCAGGCTCAGCTGGTGGCGATGCAGGAGTGGGTCAAGGAGACCGGTGCCCGTGTCGTCGTCATCTTTGAGGGCCGGGACGCAGCCGGCAAGGGTTCGGCGATCAAGCGCATCACCGAGTACCTCAGCCCGCGCGTTGCTCGCGTCTCCGCGCTGCCCGCACCGTCCGACCGCGAGAAGACGCAGTGGTACTTCCAGCGCTACATCCAGCACCTGCCGGCCGCCGGCGAGATCGTCATCTTCGACCGCTCCTGGTACAACCGCGCCGGCGTAGAGCATGTGATGGGGTTCTGTACGGAGGAGCAGTACGAGCGCTTCCTGGTGCAGGCGCCGATCTTCGAGCAGATGCTGATCGACGACGGCATCATCCTGTTGAAGTACTGGTTCTCGGTGTCGGACGTTGAGCAGGAGGCGCGCTTCAAGTCGCGTCACAGCGACCCGATGCGGCAGTGGAAGCTGTCCCCGATGGACCTCGAGTCGATCACCCGCTGGGAGGCCTACTCACAGGCCAAGGACCAGATGTTCGCTGCCACCGACCGCTCGCAATCGCCTTGGTACGTGGTCGAATCCGAGGACAAGCGCGCGTCCCGCATCAACGTGATCGCGCACCTGCTGTCGATGATTCCGTGGGAGTACGTGAAGGTGAAGGTGCCGTCGATCCCGGAGCGCCCCGCACCTGTCGGCTACACCCGCCCGCCCCGTACCTCCCAGACCTACGTCCCCGACCACGCAGGTGAGGTGAACAAGTTGGGCAAGGTCACTGAGAAGCCGATCACGAAGGCGACCAGCAAGAAGGCGGCCAAGAAGAAGTAG
- a CDS encoding cryptochrome/photolyase family protein — MTTLLWLRRDLRRNDLPALLSAHEATADDVAAVFVVDPTLWGGAGDVRRAWLAASVKAAVASFDGHLALLHGDPREVIPQVAERIGATSVHVTRETTPYGARRDRDVAEVLRRNGIEWVEAGTPYAIGPGIIRNKSGDGFKVFTPFTRTWREHSTSDPAPEVEPNWRDVRNDAAATKAVDDALKAAPTLPDAGEDAALDRWKEFLHNGIDDYADTRDRPSIAGTSFLSPYLKVGAIHPRTLLADLRGRSGEGVDTFITELAWREFYADVLLREPSSAWHDLTTSLRGMEYDPPGDGVRAWQEGSTGFPFVDAGMRQLAETGWMHNRVRMVTASFLTKHLHVWWTVGARHFLDHLIDGDLASNNHGWQWVAGTGTDASPYFRVFNPVTQGIKFDPDGDYVRRWIPELRHLDGKAAHEPWKHDDGYAHGYPERIVDHAEEREEALRRYDRARGRR, encoded by the coding sequence GTGACCACGCTCCTATGGCTGCGCCGAGACCTGCGCCGCAACGACCTGCCGGCCCTGCTCAGTGCCCACGAAGCAACGGCCGACGACGTGGCTGCCGTGTTCGTTGTCGACCCCACGCTGTGGGGAGGCGCTGGCGACGTCCGACGGGCTTGGCTTGCCGCCTCGGTCAAGGCCGCCGTCGCGAGCTTCGACGGACACCTCGCGTTGCTGCACGGCGACCCACGCGAGGTGATCCCCCAGGTTGCCGAGCGCATCGGCGCAACCTCGGTGCACGTCACCCGCGAGACCACACCGTACGGCGCCCGCCGCGATCGCGATGTCGCAGAAGTGCTGCGGCGCAACGGTATCGAGTGGGTCGAGGCCGGCACGCCGTACGCGATCGGTCCGGGGATCATCCGGAACAAGAGCGGTGACGGGTTCAAGGTGTTCACGCCGTTCACGCGAACCTGGCGCGAACACAGCACCTCCGACCCGGCGCCGGAGGTCGAGCCGAACTGGCGCGACGTCCGCAATGACGCTGCTGCGACGAAGGCCGTCGACGACGCCCTGAAGGCCGCTCCCACCCTGCCTGACGCGGGTGAAGACGCTGCGCTGGATCGTTGGAAAGAGTTCTTACACAACGGAATCGACGACTATGCCGACACTCGCGATCGGCCGAGCATCGCCGGCACGTCCTTCCTCAGCCCCTACCTCAAGGTCGGTGCCATCCACCCGCGCACCCTGCTGGCCGACCTGCGCGGTCGCAGCGGCGAGGGCGTCGACACCTTCATCACCGAACTCGCCTGGCGCGAGTTCTACGCCGACGTGCTGCTGCGCGAACCGTCCAGTGCGTGGCACGACCTGACCACCTCGCTGCGCGGCATGGAGTACGACCCGCCCGGCGACGGCGTCCGGGCCTGGCAGGAAGGCAGCACCGGCTTCCCGTTCGTCGACGCCGGGATGCGGCAACTGGCCGAGACCGGGTGGATGCACAACCGCGTCCGCATGGTCACCGCTAGCTTCCTGACCAAACACCTGCACGTGTGGTGGACGGTCGGCGCGCGCCACTTCCTCGACCACCTGATCGACGGCGACCTCGCCTCCAACAACCATGGCTGGCAGTGGGTCGCGGGCACCGGCACGGACGCGTCCCCCTACTTCCGGGTGTTCAACCCGGTCACCCAGGGCATCAAGTTCGACCCGGACGGCGACTACGTGCGCCGCTGGATCCCCGAGTTGCGACACCTCGACGGCAAGGCCGCGCACGAACCCTGGAAGCACGACGACGGCTACGCTCACGGCTATCCCGAGCGGATCGTCGATCACGCGGAGGAACGCGAAGAGGCGCTGCGTCGGTACGACAGGGCCCGCGGGCGTAGGTAA
- a CDS encoding TetR/AcrR family transcriptional regulator: MTAARSASLPALVDPSMVGVQPQTPRGRRTRDNLVRAARTVFERDGYVDSRLVDIVAEAQCSIGTFYTWFDGKDEVFAAVLHEAQADMLHPGTGRIAPADDPVAIIAESNRAYFEAFSRNARLNQLLGQVASVDPRFRDLRKARADAFIDRNTRAIRDLQKRGLADAELDARIAATALSGMVSRLANDSYLFDDNTPVDALVTTATRLWTNALGLTMPTYR, translated from the coding sequence GTGACCGCGGCGCGCTCGGCCTCGTTGCCGGCGCTGGTCGACCCGTCGATGGTCGGCGTCCAACCGCAGACACCGCGCGGCCGCCGGACGCGGGATAACCTCGTCCGTGCGGCCCGCACCGTCTTCGAACGCGACGGGTACGTCGACTCGCGCCTGGTCGACATCGTGGCCGAGGCGCAGTGTTCGATCGGCACGTTCTACACCTGGTTCGACGGCAAGGACGAAGTGTTCGCGGCGGTGCTGCACGAGGCTCAGGCCGACATGCTGCACCCCGGCACCGGACGCATCGCCCCGGCCGACGACCCGGTGGCGATCATCGCCGAGAGCAATCGGGCCTATTTCGAAGCGTTTTCACGTAACGCGCGGCTGAACCAGTTGCTCGGGCAGGTGGCCTCGGTCGACCCGCGTTTCCGCGATCTGCGTAAAGCGAGGGCGGACGCGTTCATCGACCGCAACACCCGCGCGATCCGTGACCTGCAGAAACGCGGCCTCGCGGACGCCGAGCTGGACGCCCGGATCGCGGCCACCGCGCTCTCGGGCATGGTCTCCCGCCTGGCGAACGACTCCTACCTGTTCGACGACAACACCCCGGTCGACGCGCTGGTCACCACCGCCACGAGACTCTGGACCAACGCCCTCGGCCTCACCATGCCCACGTACAGGTGA